ATGAACGCGATCAGGGACAGATTCAACTGGTCCTCGAAGCCAGCGAGGAAATTCTGGAAAAGTGCCTTGAACTGGGTGGCAGTGTCACCGGCGAACATGGGATTGGTGTGGAAAAAATCAATTTCATGAGCCGCATTTTCAATGAGACCGATCTCGCCATGATGGAACGAGTTCGAAATATTTTTAACCCGCGCCAGATCTGCAGTCGAGATAAGGTTCTGCCTCCACACGCTTCAGATAATTCACCCAAGGTTTCCCAGACTCATCCGGCGAGACGCGCACCACACTGATGCAGTCATATCCCGATCACGTGACTCATCTGCAATCCATCTTAATTCAATAAGGCTCCTGAAAGTAGAACTATGTCTCCGCTCCAATCCGGCTCGCAGGAAGAATTTGTTCCCGCTTCTCAAACAGAATTAAGCCGTTTCATCGCAGAAAATGCAGCAGGAAACCACAGGCAGCTGTTTCCTGTCGGAGGACGAACTTCGCTGGCTGTCTGCTGTCCCACCAGCCAGACTGGTATTCAGCTCTGTACCTCACAACTTAACCGGGTGGTCGATTACCCTGTACGCGACCTCACCATTACTGTCGAAGCTGGCATGCGCATTGATGAACTGAATAAAATGATTTCAGCGGAAGGTCAGCGACTTCCCATCGATATCCCACAGTCTAACCGAGCGACAATTGGCGGAGTGATTGCTACAAATACCAGTGGTCCGAAACGGTTTTCCTATGGAACAATTCGTGATTATGTCATTGGAATTTCTGCGATTGACGGTCAGGGAAACCTGTTCAAATCGGGAGGACGTGTAGTAAAAAACGTCGCTGGCTACGATCTGGGAAAGATGCTGGTAGGCTCACTGGGGACACTGGCAGTCATCAGCCAGGTGTCGCTCAACCTGAGACCCAAACCACAAACAATATCCATGGTCTGGTTTCAGTTTGATTCCTGTCAGACTGTAGATCAGGCACTGGAAGCAATTGTGACATCAGGTACACGTCCGATCGCTGTGGAATATTGTAATGCCAAAGCAGCCAGTCAAATTGCGGCGGAAGCCCGCCTGGAACTACCCGCGGATCAGCATATTTTATGTATCTGTTATGAAGGACCTGAAAATGAAGTCCACTGGCAGGCTAATCATATCGTCTCTGAATGGAATCAGTACTCCCCCCTCAGTGTTCAGACAGTAGTGACGGAAGAGGCCACACGGCTATATAACGCATTCACCGAATACCAGACATCGTCTGATGATCCAGTGACTCTCAAAGCGATTCTACTACCATCGCAGATGATGAAGTTTATTGAAATGGCTACACGACTGAATATTGCGGTACAGGCGCATGCTGCAGATGGAATTGTCTTCGGACATTTACCGGATTCTGCCAGTTCGCTGGATGACGTCCAGCAGATATTGAACCAGCTGAAAAAAACAATTGATCCGAAAACAGGTTATTTGAACATTTACCAGTGTGAGTCAGAATGGTCTCACTCACTGCCTCTGTTCTGTTCGCCTCCCGCAGGCTGGAATCTGATGCAACAATTTAAAAACGCATTAGATCCTGAGCATGTCCTGAATTCGCAACGGTTTAATGAACTGGTTGAAATTTAGAATTGAATAATACGTAATCTCCTTTGACTATTAGCATCTCGCATACGAGTTAACATATGAAACCTGGAAGTTCTTTCTCTCAACCCGTCGACGCCACTCAAGATCCGACAGAAATTCCCGGTTCTGAAATCCCTTACGAGAAATTTCTAGACTGTATTCACTGTGGTTTGTGTACCGCAGCCTGTCCTACCTACCTGGAAACGGGGAATGAAAACGACAGTCCGCGTGGCCGTATCTATCTGATGCGGGCCGTAGTGGACCAGCGGGTTGAACTGTCTGACGCTGTGCGTGGTCACCTTGATCTCTGCCTGGACTGTCGTAGTTGTGAAACTGCCTGTCCTTCAGGAGTACAATATGGTCGCTTGATTGAACCATTTCGTGTCGATATTCAGAAAATGGATGCCCGACAGGGTAAAGGCGCTCAACAGGACTGGTTTCATCGCTGGATTCTCTACCGTCTGTTTCCTTATCCCAGTCGCATTCGAAAAGCATTACTTCCAGCGCGGGTTATGCAGACTTTGCGAATCGACAAGTTAATGAATGCGTTAAAACTGACCAGCCTGCTGCCGGATAAACTGAAACGCATGAATGATCTGTTGCCACGTCTTAAGCCAGCCGAACCGGACCTGCCTGAAGTTATGCCGGCCCAGGGAACTCAGCGTGCGCGGGTCGCATTTTTCACAGGCTGTGTCTCGGAAGCGATGTACAGCCATGTGAATCGAGCCACGATTCGCGTCCTGCAAGCCAACGGCTGCGAAGTTCTGATTCCCAAAACTCAGGCCTGCTGCGGAGCAATTCACTATCACAGTGGTGCCGATCAGGCCGCTTTGGAGTTCGCGTTACAAAACCTCACTGCATTTGAACTGGATGATATTGATGCCATTATTGTCAACGTCGCCGGCTGTGGTGCCATGTTAAAAGATTACGGCCATATCGCAGAAGAAATCGAGGGAGTTTCTGAAGAACAGAGAGAACAGTTGAAACAACTGGCATCAAAATTCAAGGATGTCTCCGAATTTCTGTTTGAACTGGGCCCGATTGCCCCCCAGGGAGAAATCCCCTTTCGCGCGACTTACCACGATGCCTGCCATCTGGTTCATGCCCAGGAAGTTCAAAATCAGCCTCGCAAACTGCTGGAACTGATACCCGGGCTCAATCTGATTCCCCTTCAGGAATCAACAATCTGCTGTGGCGCAGCAGGCAGCTACAACCTGACACAGCCGGAAATGGCAGACCAACTTGGCAAACGCAAGCTGAACAACATCTTGGAAACGGGAGCAGAAATTGTCATTAGCGGTAATGTCGGCTGCACACTGCAGATCGATTCCAAACTCCGTCAGTCTCATCAACCACTCTGGGTCGCGCATCCCATGGAACTGCTGGATCTCAGCTATCGCGGGCAGAAACCGGCGTTATAGAACGCATCAGATTTAACCATAGCGTCTATCAATCAATTATACTCGGTCCTGATCACCTTGGAGACGCTATAGTAAAACGGAGCACAGTCTGAGCCGTTCGATTGATCCCACTGCGAAGAACGACTAATCTACACCTCAGAGTCGCTTAACCAGTTACAGTTTTACGATAAAGAGTTTACACATGTCAGATCACCTTCCCATCCAGGCAGTCGCCTTTGACCTGGATGGACTAATGTTTAATACCGAACACGTGTTTTTTCTATCAGGCGATGCCCTCCTGCAGCGACGTGGAAAAACCATGACGCCTGATATCCTGCGGGGCATGATGGGACGTCGGGCTCTAGAAGGATTCGAACATCTATCCAGCCATCTGGAGAAACCAGAAGACCCACATGAACTCTGGCTGGAAAGTCAGGAGATCTTCCGTTCGTTATTGCAGGAAAATCTGAAACCCATGAATGGGTTGTTTGAGTTGCTGGACTATCTGGAAGAGTTGGACATCCCCAAGTGTGTCGCAACTTCTTCTCCGCGGCCTTATCTGGAAACTCTGCTCGTACAATTCGACCTCACACATCGTTTCCCCATCAGCCTGACTGCGGAAGACGTAACCCACGGTAAACCCCATCCAGAAATCTATCTGAACGCTGCCGAAAAAATGGGGGTCGCTCCCGGACGGATGCTGGTCCTTGAGGATAGCGAAACAGGTACGAAGTCGGGAGTCGGAGCAGGGGCGTATGTGGTTTCAATTCCACACGAATATAGTAACTATGGAGACTTCAGTTCGGCTCAATTTATTGCCGACAGTCTGACAGATGCACGTGTACTGGACCTGTTCTCAACACAACATTCTTAATCCGTATTGCTGAAATGACCGGAACTGATTGCGAAACGATCGGGCAAGCGGAATCGTATCGAGTGAAGTGTTAAAACAGGGGCGCACTCAGATGCCATTTCAAACTTCCCTGGCTTGATCTGATGACTGAATCAAACTGAATACACGCGGCGTTACCAGGCTTGAATGTGATGTAGCCACCCCCAATCAGTTCCGCCGTACATCGCGCGACATCAGGCATGTGTGCCACGACTGCGACCCGTTCGTAAGTTTTTTTACTGACGAACGAAATCAGTTTCTCCAGATTCAAACCGAAACCAAGCCAGTTCTGCGGCTGACAAAAATCGTCACTCAAATCCGCTTCAGCCTGCAGGATCTGTGCAGTTTGAGTGGTTCTTACCAACGGACTGTGTAGAATCAAGTCAGGGCAACTCTGATGTTCTACCATCCATTGCGCGACTTTCCGAAACTGATAACTGCCATGCTCGGTTAACGGTCTGGCTGAGTCTCCACCGGGGACAACACCCGCATGTTCCGCTTTTCCATGCCTGATTATAATTAGTTCCATCTAATTCCGCTTTCCATGTTTTTCAGGGGGTCACCAGTTTTGTTTTCGTCGCTGCGGACGGCTTCAAATGCGTATCCATCCAGCCATACATGAGCTCCCGCGATTCGTGCGCGACAGAATGACCTTTTCCATGCACAAAAAAAGCAAAGTTCTGCGGTGCTTTTTCCAGTTCATACACATCCATTACTTTGAGTAACATCAGCACCCGCTGGCGTTGGGTCAGAGGATCTCCATCATTTAGTCCGGACAGGTCCAGAAAAGCTCGAGGAGCCGTCAAAGCCATGATTTCATGGAAGTCAATCGGAGGTAGATCGCCTTCCAACAGGTCAGGCCGGATGTGTTTAAAATAGATATACCAGTGATCGCGAGCCCAGGCTTCCACTTTGGCATTCTGTCGGAAAAAAGAGGCACTGCAATTACCAGCTGCTGCCAGGACACGTTCATCATAAGCAGCGAGAAACATTGATCCATGCCCGCCCAGAGAGTGCCCCAGTACACCAATTTTATCGGGTTTCACTTCTTTCATCGTCTGAAGTACATCAATGGCAATCGAGTGTTCGTAGGTAAATTTTCCCACAGCGGTCCACTCGGGATGTTTTTTATAAAATGCCTCAGTATCGTAGGGTCCTGCTTCTGGTATGCGATGGCCAGCGACAAAATGATCCGGAGCAATCACCACATACCCACGCCGACATAAATGGTCCAGATAGGCTTTATCCGAATTCTCTACCAGGCCGGCAGCACGCTCTTTTCCCTGCTTATAAGTCCCATGCAATGCGACGACCGCTGGAGCAGGACTTCTTAAGTATAATGGGACTCCGAGATAAGCGTGTGCCCGTTCATCATTTTCTACCTGATAACTGATCAATTGCCGGCGATAGTCACCATCCACAATCACCGTGTCATGAAACTGAATTTGCAGATCTGGTTTTTCCGGCTTGAACTGATCACGGATCAGGTTCAGATAGCGTTTTTTGAGCTCCTTTTTATGCTCAATCCAATCCTCGGGAGTGTCAATCCCGTCTAGCAGATCGTCCCAGGAAGAGCTGATACTCGCTGGTTCTGAACGTTTTCGAGTGACATCGTCCTCTGCTTGAGTCCTGTCTACAGGACTTATTACTATCATTAGACAGAGCCAAAATAAAGTTGGAATAATTCGCATAGACCTACCTGAAAAGAAGTAAAAATGAGTCTGCATTATCACCCAGCTCTGCTATGATTCTCAACAACTTAATTCCATTTTCTACTGATTTTTCTGCTTAATTCCGTAGACCTCTGACTTGGTATCCTTATGCGAATCTTAACACTTCCATCGAGACTGAATTATCTCCTGCTCTTTTGCTGTACTGTTACCCTGCCTGTACAAATACGAGCTGAGCGGGGCATCCTCCAGCCCTCGACACGGTCAGAACAAAAATCTGCAGTCATCACAGAACTGATCCAGCCAACCGCCATCACACATGAACAGGGCGCTGCCTATAGTGCACGCTTATCGATCCCTAGAGCCGCTGACAAAAACTCTAAATCCCGTTGCGAACTTCTGGAAAACGGCAAACCACTTCCATTCCCGCATGCACGTCACAGCCGGATCAGAGAGCTGGGAAAGGGGCACTATAGCCATTGGACTCCCGGAACACTCTATTTCTCAACCAGTGATTCATCTGACCCCAGAACAAATGGGAGAAATTATGAACTGGTCAGTACCGAATCATTTCTGCAAAAATCAACCTCATTCGTTTTGACAGATTCTAACTCGGAAATTACGGTCCCTGTAAATCTTCTGAAAGAAGCGCAACCCCTCAAAATGATCTGGCAGAACCTCGATTCAAAAACTCAAATCACGCCTGCCTGGAAACGCAAAGGAGCTCCTGATCTCTCCAGTCAGTCAGCAATGCTGGCCAGTATCCTCAAACCCGACATGAACGCGGAAGAGAAATCAATCGCCATCTGGAAGTTCCTCGTCGACTGGCGCTATCACTACGATCCGGCAGAGCAGGGAGATGAACTCCATGATCCCGTCAAATTCCTGAATGTGTATGGCTATGGATTTTGTGATGATTGTGCGACCAACTTCATGGTCCTCGCCAGAAAAGCAGGTTTGCAGAGTCGCGTCTGGGGCCTGTCAGGGCACGTTGTTGCTGAAACATTCTATGACGGTCGCTGGCATATGTTCGACCCGGATCACAAGGTCTTTTATCGTAATCGACAGGGCGTGATCGCGGGTGTCGAAGAACTGGCAGAGCAGCCTGAAATCATCACAAAAACGCCTACAGATCCTTTAGGCAGCCCCTCTGAATTGATTGCGAAACTGTATACTTCAACTTCAGACAACCGGGTAAATGAGCGACAACCACGGATTAAAGATACAATTGCATTACCAGTACTGGAACCTTTAGACTATGTCGAATTCCGCTACTCAAACCCGGAACGTGTCCATCAGAAAAACAAATCTCACTCTCCCGAACCTCCCCTTGCAGGAGAGGGTGTTCTCAAACGAACGATACGGGACCTGTATGAACTCAAACAGACTGCAGGCAACCAGCGAGAATGGCTGGTGAACTGGCCTTATGTGCTACTCGCAGGGTACCTTGATTTTGAACTAACCTCTACTGATATTCAGCCTCGCATTTCCATATCGCATAACCAGAAGTCCTGGACACCACTGAAGGGAAAGGTCAAAGAGAACCGACTGCGCATCTCCCTCAATGAATGGATTAAGAAGCAACCCACGGCTGTTTATCATTTCTACATCAGACTGGAAAGTCCGAAACAGGCTGACCCGACCACAGTCATTAACCAGGCAACAGCCGAACTACGGTTTCAGTTTGCGCCACGTGCCATGGCACATGTCGGTAACGAGAATAATGACTTTCAAATGAAGCTGGTGACTGAACCTGCCGGAGCAACAAAAGGACTGAAGCTGGAGCTCATCTGGAAAGAGATCGATTGAACAGAGGCGAAAATAAGATCAGTCTCGATAGGCTTTGTGGCAGCGTTTGCATTGAAACTTTAAGGTTTTCATTCCGGTTGTGAATGCCTGCTGATCTCCCTGTTGGACAGCGAGTTCCAGCGATTTGACCTGCTGCTCCGACTCTGTGAGCCATTGTTTAAACATCTCATCATAATCGCCAGAGTATTTACGAGCTGTTTCGTGTAGCCCTTCGCGCAGCAGGACTAATACCCTCAGTCTTTGCTTGCGATTCTCGGGCTTATTCTGCAGTAACTGATCCGACAGTTCAAAGTCATGGCTGATTTGCGCCATCGCGGAAACCATGGGAGGAACTTTTGCTGATTCCACCAGTTCAGGCAGAATGGCATTGGAATCTGGTACCTTAAATTTTTTTACGTCTCTCCAGAGCCCGGCATAATCCTTGCTTGTCCCTGCCTGTGTCAGAAACTGCTGAACACTTTTCTGATTCAGGGTGCCTCGACAAATTCCGATAACTGCTGCTGCGGTGGGGCCGCGATGTTTACCATGATGACAGTGGATATAAACAGGTCCTTTCAAATCCCGCGCAACACGCGCAAAGGCAAGACCAGCATCTTCGGAAACACCGTCGTAGCCAATAGGGATATGAATATATTTCATTCCCGCTTTTCTGGCATGTTCCAGATCGGGGGGCGTCCCATCCACACTGACGATGGTTTTGATCCCCAGCTTTTTGAGTGCCTGAAAACTTAGTTCCCCATGCGGCCCACTACCCGAATAAAACTGCTTATCGATCTGAAAGACATTATCCAGCCCCGGAAGACTCATTGAATGAAAGGGAACCGGTTCGGGTTTTGTTTGAGATTCTGCTTTCTCTTGCTGAGCAGCCACCGTTTCAATGAAAAGTCCCGTTCCCACCAGAGTGACCAATACAAAAAATCGAATCAATAACATTCCAGTCCCCTTACTTTCCCTTTCTCTACAGAAACAGATACACTTTCATATCTCAGAATCCTAACCACTTCCAGTTTGTTCAGTTTTTTGTAAAAAGGAAAGTCGCTGAGAAATAATTCCTGTTCGGAGATTCAAA
The sequence above is a segment of the Gimesia algae genome. Coding sequences within it:
- a CDS encoding dienelactone hydrolase family protein, which translates into the protein MIVISPVDRTQAEDDVTRKRSEPASISSSWDDLLDGIDTPEDWIEHKKELKKRYLNLIRDQFKPEKPDLQIQFHDTVIVDGDYRRQLISYQVENDERAHAYLGVPLYLRSPAPAVVALHGTYKQGKERAAGLVENSDKAYLDHLCRRGYVVIAPDHFVAGHRIPEAGPYDTEAFYKKHPEWTAVGKFTYEHSIAIDVLQTMKEVKPDKIGVLGHSLGGHGSMFLAAYDERVLAAAGNCSASFFRQNAKVEAWARDHWYIYFKHIRPDLLEGDLPPIDFHEIMALTAPRAFLDLSGLNDGDPLTQRQRVLMLLKVMDVYELEKAPQNFAFFVHGKGHSVAHESRELMYGWMDTHLKPSAATKTKLVTP
- the sixA gene encoding phosphohistidine phosphatase SixA — protein: MELIIIRHGKAEHAGVVPGGDSARPLTEHGSYQFRKVAQWMVEHQSCPDLILHSPLVRTTQTAQILQAEADLSDDFCQPQNWLGFGLNLEKLISFVSKKTYERVAVVAHMPDVARCTAELIGGGYITFKPGNAACIQFDSVIRSSQGSLKWHLSAPLF
- a CDS encoding cytochrome c, giving the protein MLLIRFFVLVTLVGTGLFIETVAAQQEKAESQTKPEPVPFHSMSLPGLDNVFQIDKQFYSGSGPHGELSFQALKKLGIKTIVSVDGTPPDLEHARKAGMKYIHIPIGYDGVSEDAGLAFARVARDLKGPVYIHCHHGKHRGPTAAAVIGICRGTLNQKSVQQFLTQAGTSKDYAGLWRDVKKFKVPDSNAILPELVESAKVPPMVSAMAQISHDFELSDQLLQNKPENRKQRLRVLVLLREGLHETARKYSGDYDEMFKQWLTESEQQVKSLELAVQQGDQQAFTTGMKTLKFQCKRCHKAYRD
- a CDS encoding transglutaminase-like domain-containing protein produces the protein MIWQNLDSKTQITPAWKRKGAPDLSSQSAMLASILKPDMNAEEKSIAIWKFLVDWRYHYDPAEQGDELHDPVKFLNVYGYGFCDDCATNFMVLARKAGLQSRVWGLSGHVVAETFYDGRWHMFDPDHKVFYRNRQGVIAGVEELAEQPEIITKTPTDPLGSPSELIAKLYTSTSDNRVNERQPRIKDTIALPVLEPLDYVEFRYSNPERVHQKNKSHSPEPPLAGEGVLKRTIRDLYELKQTAGNQREWLVNWPYVLLAGYLDFELTSTDIQPRISISHNQKSWTPLKGKVKENRLRISLNEWIKKQPTAVYHFYIRLESPKQADPTTVINQATAELRFQFAPRAMAHVGNENNDFQMKLVTEPAGATKGLKLELIWKEID
- a CDS encoding HAD family hydrolase, with protein sequence MSDHLPIQAVAFDLDGLMFNTEHVFFLSGDALLQRRGKTMTPDILRGMMGRRALEGFEHLSSHLEKPEDPHELWLESQEIFRSLLQENLKPMNGLFELLDYLEELDIPKCVATSSPRPYLETLLVQFDLTHRFPISLTAEDVTHGKPHPEIYLNAAEKMGVAPGRMLVLEDSETGTKSGVGAGAYVVSIPHEYSNYGDFSSAQFIADSLTDARVLDLFSTQHS
- a CDS encoding FAD-binding oxidoreductase: MSPLQSGSQEEFVPASQTELSRFIAENAAGNHRQLFPVGGRTSLAVCCPTSQTGIQLCTSQLNRVVDYPVRDLTITVEAGMRIDELNKMISAEGQRLPIDIPQSNRATIGGVIATNTSGPKRFSYGTIRDYVIGISAIDGQGNLFKSGGRVVKNVAGYDLGKMLVGSLGTLAVISQVSLNLRPKPQTISMVWFQFDSCQTVDQALEAIVTSGTRPIAVEYCNAKAASQIAAEARLELPADQHILCICYEGPENEVHWQANHIVSEWNQYSPLSVQTVVTEEATRLYNAFTEYQTSSDDPVTLKAILLPSQMMKFIEMATRLNIAVQAHAADGIVFGHLPDSASSLDDVQQILNQLKKTIDPKTGYLNIYQCESEWSHSLPLFCSPPAGWNLMQQFKNALDPEHVLNSQRFNELVEI
- a CDS encoding (Fe-S)-binding protein, coding for MKPGSSFSQPVDATQDPTEIPGSEIPYEKFLDCIHCGLCTAACPTYLETGNENDSPRGRIYLMRAVVDQRVELSDAVRGHLDLCLDCRSCETACPSGVQYGRLIEPFRVDIQKMDARQGKGAQQDWFHRWILYRLFPYPSRIRKALLPARVMQTLRIDKLMNALKLTSLLPDKLKRMNDLLPRLKPAEPDLPEVMPAQGTQRARVAFFTGCVSEAMYSHVNRATIRVLQANGCEVLIPKTQACCGAIHYHSGADQAALEFALQNLTAFELDDIDAIIVNVAGCGAMLKDYGHIAEEIEGVSEEQREQLKQLASKFKDVSEFLFELGPIAPQGEIPFRATYHDACHLVHAQEVQNQPRKLLELIPGLNLIPLQESTICCGAAGSYNLTQPEMADQLGKRKLNNILETGAEIVISGNVGCTLQIDSKLRQSHQPLWVAHPMELLDLSYRGQKPAL